From a region of the Phaseolus vulgaris cultivar G19833 chromosome 6, P. vulgaris v2.0, whole genome shotgun sequence genome:
- the LOC137832030 gene encoding nuclear intron maturase 2, mitochondrial, with translation MRRRLPLFSHRLRHLLLSNPTNPLRPISLFPILHPPHSSPRPFSSSTHSRDDGVSICCQMWIDNFRHPDRAVTSISPLLRRFDLWVLAYQKVATDDTGSYTPRSSLSTSTLQDLLALRNAVLDGKFKWGARLKFFLKSPRDKTDYDSLSKRKIKTILTTTQPSPFQDKIVQEVLLMVLEPIYEPRFSPKSYAFRPGRTPHTVLRVIRRSFAGYLWYIKGDFSVLLDGMKVGMVVNAVMRDVRDKLIVDLIKDALVTPVVVTTLEKKEKKKKRKYQKKRVLAEDEPKPDPYWLDTFFGFAPEEANLVPNWGHCGVLSPLLANVCLDELDRWMEGKIKEFYVPSKSDVIWNNPEEEQGNTSWPEFVPTSGPDKTRKMDFVRYGGHILIGVRGPRADAAALRKQLIEFCDQRFMLKLDNESLPIEHITKGIMFLDHVLCRRVVYPTLRYTATGGKIISEKGVGTLLSVTASLKQCIKQFRKLSFLKGDKDPDPQPCFRMFHATQAHTNAQMNKFLSTMVEWYRYADNRKKIVNFCSYIIRGSLAKLYAAKYKLRSRAKVYKIGARNLSRPLKEKKGQSPEYQNLLRMGLAESIDGLHYTRMSLVPETDYSLFPSDWRPDHEKLLLEYIKLEDPKTLEEQRSCITEQGLVTPQDYISMLVWNYKRNSFAMDQLSLLRSNESVTGQPHLRVGSNQDDQDHIDKVEENDGRMNAAQM, from the coding sequence ATGCGTCGCCGTCTCCCCCTCTTCTCCCACCGTCTCCGCCACCTCCTCCTCTCCAATCCCACCAATCCCCTGCGACCAATTTCATTATTCCCTATCCTGCACCCTCCTCATTCCTCCCCTCGCCCCTTCTCCTCCTCCACCCACTCCAGAGACGACGGCGTCTCTATTTGCTGCCAGATGTGGATCGACAACTTCCGCCACCCCGACCGCGCCGTCACCTCCATCTCCCCCCTCCTTCGCCGCTTCGACCTCTGGGTCCTCGCCTACCAGAAGGTCGCCACCGACGACACCGGTTCCTACACCCCCCGCTCCTCCCTCTCCACTTCCACCCTCCAGGACCTCCTCGCCCTCCGCAACGCCGTCCTCGACGGAAAATTCAAGTGGGGCGCCAGACTCAAGTTCTTTCTCAAATCCCCCCGAGATAAAACCGACTACGATTCCCTTTCCAAGCGCAAGATCAAAACCATCCTCACCACAACGCAGCCCTCGCCCTTCCAGGACAAGATCGTTCAGGAAGTTCTATTGATGGTCCTCGAACCAATCTATGAGCCTCGCTTTTCCCCTAAGTCCTACGCTTTCAGACCAGGCAGAACACCCCACACTGTTTTAAGGGTCATCAGAAGGAGCTTTGCTGGTTATTTGTGGTATATAAAGGGTGATTTTAGTGTTTTGTTAGATGGGATGAAAGTGGGGATGGTGGTCAATGCTGTTATGAGGGATGTTAGGGATAAGTTGATTGTTGATTTGATAAAAGACGCGCTGGTTACGCCGGTGGTTGTTACTACTCTGgagaaaaaagagaagaagaagaagaggaagtaTCAGAAGAAGAGGGTGTTGGCCGAGGATGAGCCTAAGCCTGATCCTTATTGGTTGGATACCTTTTTTGGGTTTGCGCCGGAGGAGGCAAATTTGGTTCCCAATTGGGGTCATTGTGGTGTGCTTAGTCCACTTTTGGCCAATGTTTGTTTGGATGAGTTGGATAGGTGGATGGAGGGGAAGATTAAGGAGTTCTACGTTCCTTCCAAGAGTGATGTTATATGGAATAATCCTGAAGAGGAGCAGGGGAACACTTCATGGCCGGAGTTTGTGCCCACGAGTGGGCCGGATAAGACCAGGAAGATGGATTTCGTTCGGTATGGAGGGCATATCTTGATTGGTGTTAGAGGGCCTAGGGCGGATGCAGCTGCATTGAGGAAGCAGTTGATTGAGTTTTGTGATCAGAGGTTTATGCTCAAGCTTGATAATGAGAGTCTTCCTATAGAGCATATAACAAAAGGGATAATGTTTTTGGACCATGTGCTGTGTAGAAGGGTTGTGTATCCAACTCTTAGGTACACTGCAACTGGTGGCAAGATCATAAGTGAGAAGGGTGTGGGGACGCTGTTGTCAGTGACGGCCAGCTTGAAACAGTGTATTAAGCAGTTTAGGAAGTTAAGCTTTCTCAAGGGGGACAAGGATCCAGATCCTCAGCCTTGTTTTAGGATGTTTCATGCCACGCAGGCGCATACCAATGCTCAAATGAACAAGTTTTTGTCAACCATGGTTGAGTGGTACAGGTATGCTGACAATAGGAAGAAGATTGTGAACTTCTGTTCTTATATCATAAGAGGCTCCCTTGCTAAGTTGTATGCTGCAAAATACAAGCTTCGTTCGCGGGCAAAAGTGTACAAGATAGGTGCTCGTAACTTGAGCCGTCCATTGAAGGAGAAAAAAGGCCAGTCTCCTGAGTACCAGAATTTGTTAAGAATGGGCCTTGCCGAATCAATCGATGGTCTCCATTATACAAGGATGTCTCTTGTACCGGAGACAGATTACTCCCTATTCCCTAGTGACTGGAGGCCTGACCATGAAAAGTTGTTGCTAGAATACATAAAACTGGAAGATCCAAAGACTTTGGAGGAGCAACGGAGTTGCATCACTGAACAAGGTCTTGTTACACCTCAAGATTATATTTCAATGCTTGTGTGGAATTACAAAAGGAACTCTTTTGCTATGGACCAACTTTCCTTACTAAGGAGCAATGAAAGTGTTACAGGACAACCGCATTTGCGAGTTGGCTCAAACCAGGATGACCAGGACCACATAGATAAGGTGGAAGAAAATGATGGAAGGATGAATGCAGCACAGATGTAA